Proteins from one Prinia subflava isolate CZ2003 ecotype Zambia chromosome 4, Cam_Psub_1.2, whole genome shotgun sequence genomic window:
- the ELFN2 gene encoding protein phosphatase 1 regulatory subunit 29: protein MRAPLQTMLCLGLWAAALLCLFSPGTVRGDCWLIEGDKGYVWLAICSQNQPPYETIPQHINSTVHDLRLNENKLKVVLYSSLNRFGNLTDLNLTKNEISYIEDGAFMGQSNLQVLQLGYNKLTNLTEGMLRGMARLQFLFVQHNLIELVTPTAFSECPSLISIDLSSNRLSRLEGNTFTSLSNLMVCELAGNPFNCDCSLYSFLNWLALFNNVTKNYDRLQCETPREFAGYPLLVPRPHHNRNAITIFQSMCRGGTIPSLSRVNPTPYTPDSQRDLDEGSAISPGDFLSVKPPASSTTDSSFSPSIKLHDVTITSAILMVTIPMPYSKMYVLVQYNNSYVSDIATLKSKKEYVTVNKLKAHTDYTFCVASIRNNRRYNHTCLTFATRSKGREDPISSTSTTTHYIMTTLGCLFGMVIVLGVVYYCLRKRRMQEEKQKSLNVKKTILEMRYGSDIDTSTMVHPSQKLGEPPVIPVSRMSSIPSMIGEKLPPSKSMDSGMETPKVTTKGNYIEVRTGGGDGLERTQRDEDLRELDNGQGSAAEISTIAKEVDKVNQIINNCIDALKLDTASFLGGGTGVDSDMAFECQSIPAGSSTGLERPSFLSPPYKESSHHPLQRQLSADAAVARKTCSVSSSGSIKSAKVFSLDVPDHPPLSKSDSKYIEKGSPLNSPLDRLPLVSPSAIHHLEVKPSYHCSEHRHSFPALYYEESADTLSQRVSFLKPLSRSKRDSTYSQLSPRHYFSGYSSSPEYSSESTHKIWERFRPYKKHHREEVYMAAGHALRKKVQFAKDEDLHDILDYWKGVSAQQKL, encoded by the coding sequence ATGAGGGCACCACTGCAGACCATGCTGTGCCTGGGGTTGtgggcagctgccctgctctgcttgtTTTCCCCTGGCACCGTGCGAGGTGACTGCTGGCTGATCGAGGGGGACAAAGGCTATGTGTGGCTGGCCATCTGCAGCCAGAACCAGCCCCCGTATGAGACCATCCCCCAGCATATCAACAGCACGGTGCACGACTTGCGTCTGAATGAGAACAAACTCAAAGTGGTGCTGTACTCCTCCCTAAACCGCTTTGGCAACCTGACTGATTTGAACCTGACTAAGAATGAGATCTCCTACATTGAGGATGGGGCTTTCATGGGTCAGTCAAACCTCCAGGTCCTACAGCTGGGCTACAACAAACTCACCAACCTGACAGAGGGCATGTTGCGGGGTATGGCCCGTCTCCAGTTCCTCTTTGTGCAGCATAACCTAATTGAGCTGGTCACCCCTACCGCCTTCTCAGAGTGCCCCAGCTTGATTAGCATTGACCTGTCATCCAACCGCCTCAGCCGTCTGGAGGGCAACACTTTCACCAGCTTGAGCAACCTGATGGTGTGTGAGCTGGCTGGCAACCCCTTCAACTGTGACTGTAGCCTCTACAGCTTTCTTAACTGGCTGGCTCTCTTCAACAACGTTACCAAGAATTATGACCGCCTCCAGTGTGAGACCCCACGAGAGTTTGCTGGGTATCCACTTCTGGTGCCTCGGCCTCACCACAACCGCAATGCCATCACCATCTTCCAGTCCATGTGCAGAGGGGGCACCATCCCCTCCCTCTCCAGGGTCAACCCAACTCCTTACACCCCTGACTCCCAGAGAGATCTGGATGAGGGATCAGCCATCAGCCCTGGGGATTTCCTCTCAGTCAAGCCTCCAGCCTCTTCCACCACTGACTCCTCCTTCAGTCCCAGCATCAAGTTACATGATGTCACAATCACTTCTGCCATCCTGATGGTCACCATCCCCATGCCCTACAGTAAGATGTATGTGCTGGTCCAATACAACAACAGCTACGTTTCTGACATAGCAACACTGAAGAGCAAGAAGGAATATGTCACTGTCAATAAGCTGAAGGCCCACACTGATTATACATTTTGTGTGGCCTCTATCCGCAACAACAGGCGTTACAACCATACTTGCCTGACCTTTGCAACCCGGAGCAAAGGCAGGGAGGATCCTATTTCCAGTACTTCCACCACTACACACTATATTATGACCACCCTGGGTTGCCTCTTTGGGATGGTCATTGTCCTGGGGGTGGTGTACTACTGCCTGCGGAAGCGGAGGATgcaggaagagaaacagaagtcACTCAATGTCAAAAAGACCATTCTGGAAATGCGTTATGGATCAGATATTGATACCAGTACCATGGTCCATCCTTCCCAGAAGCTGGGTGAGCCACCTGTCATTCCTGTCTCGCGGATgtcctccatcccttccatgATTGGGGAGAAGTTGCCCCCATCAAAGTCAATGGATTCTGGGATGGAGACTCCTAAAGTCACCACAAAAGGTAACTACATTGAGGTGCGGACTGGTGGTGGGGATGGGCTGGAGAGAACCCAGCGAGATGAGGATCTGAGGGAGCTTGACAATGGGCAAGGCTCAGCTGCTGAGATCTCTACTATAGCCAAGGAGGTAGACAAGGTCAACCAGATCATCAACAACTGTATTGATGCCCTCAAGCTGGACACAGCATCTTTTCTGGGTGGTGGGACTGGTGTTGACTCAGATATGGCCTTTGAGTGCCAGTCCATCCCAGCTGGTTCCTCGACTGGGCTAGAGCGGCCCAGCTTTCTTTCCCCACCCTACAAGGAAAGCTCCCACCACCCTTTGCAGCGCCAGCTCAgtgctgatgctgctgtggcCAGAAAGACCTGCAGTGTCTCCTCTAGCGGCTCCATCAAGAGCGCCAAGGTCTTCAGCTTGGATGTGCCTGACCACCCACCACTCAGCAAGTCTGATTCCAAATACATTGAGAAGGGCAGCCCACTAAACAGCCCTTTGGATCGTCTTCCCTTGGTGTCTCCAAGTGCCATCCACCACTTGGAGGTCAAGCCTTCTTACCATTGCAGCGAGCACCGTCACTCCTTCCCGGCCCTGTACTATGAAGAAAGTGCTGACACCTTGAGCCAGCGGGTGTCATTCCTCAAGCCACTCTCCCGGTCCAAGCGAGATTCCACATACTCCCAGCTCTCCCCCAGACACTACTTCTCGGGCTACTCCTCCAGCCCCGAGTACTCCTCAGAGAGCACCCACAAGATCTGGGAGCGATTCCGGCCTTACAAGAAGCATCACAGGGAGGAGGTTTACATGGCAGCTGGGCATGCCCTGCGGAAGAAAGTTCAATTTGCCAAGGATGAGGATTTGCATGACATACTGGATTACTGGAAAGGAGTCTCTGCTCAGCAGAAGCTGTGA